Genomic window (Mya arenaria isolate MELC-2E11 chromosome 16, ASM2691426v1):
ATTAACATCCAGTGCAGCGTGAATATGTAGCGAGAATTCACATGCAGTATATTTGTATGACGTTAACTTATATTATTCACAGATCTACGTCAACGGCTAGTCAAGTTTTATCAGAAGCAACTCAACAGCGCACCCATATCGCCCCTGCTGTCGGACAAGGCCGAGAGGCTGGATAAGTTTTACGTCCCTCCGAAGATCGTGGCGAAAGACCATAGAAGAGTTGGAGACGATCGACAACACAACGGTTCTCCTATTTCCACTTACAAACAGATTTTCTATACAGATCAGGGATTGGCCAATACAGTTTTCCTTGTCGGCGAGGCAGGGATGGGGAAGTCATCATTTTCCGCTATGAGCACAATAAAGTGGGCTTCACAGTTTTCTGTATCGATTAGAGACTCTGCAGAAAAGGGTTTTGATCAAGATGAAGAAGAGAAGAACCCTTTTGAATGTCCGCTATTGAACGACAAGGGTTTAGATCAGGGAATAGGAGTGAGGAACGTCTCTGCTTGGAGGTCATTGGATGGCTCCGTACGTTTAAAATTTCATGTCCCAAAAGAATATCATGAACTATTACGTTCATTGTCTGATAATGATAAACCGTATGTACAGTCTTATAAGAAGGAATTTTGTGAATTATTGGCAAAGCCTATGTATGATCTTCTTCAAGACGAGGACACTCTTAAAGAAATCGAGTTTATGTTTCACCTTAAACTGAGAGATTGCTGTGAAACCTGTGAACTGTCAGACATGATTCGAGATCAGCTCATCAACAGTATATACCCTCCAGAAGAGAGGGTCGCTGGCTACTCAACACTAAATCGTGTGTTGTCAAACCGAAAGTGTGTCATCATAGCAGATGGGCTGGATGAATGGTCGCATCCTACTGAAACAAAGTGTGGATGTTCGCTAGAAGACAAAGCTATTCCTCATTTATCGCAAACGTTGGATGCAACTGTTTTGATAACATCGAGACCCTGGCGAATGTCCCAAACCCGTGTTAAAGACACAAAAATAGGAACATACTTAGAAATAAAGGGAGTGTTAAACACACAGCAATTGGTTCAGAAAACGCTAATTTGCATGAATGAACGAGTTGCAGAAAAGAGAAGATGTCttgattttatcatatttgttgCCAGAAAGAAACTTATGCATCTTATTTCAGTGCCTATCATAATATTGTTGCTAGTTTGTCTGTTGATTGAGGGAGTACATGAATCATTGTCGCTGTGTGACATATACGCATACATGATGGACATGATGTTTGGGAGAAAATCGCTCCCTGTGCCTAGGGTTGCGCCCGAAAGCACTCCGTTGCTTCAATGTTTCAAGCAAACTGAACATGTAAAAAAGTACTACAATATCGTCTTGAAACTGGCACAACTTGCCTTCGAGAAATTGTTTTCGAGGGACAAAAAATCATCCCTGGTGTTTCAAAATGTAGACTGCTTGAAACCAGAGGAATTCCTGTTCGTTCTGAAGTCGGGTGTCATGCGAGAAACAAAGTCTCAATCTCTAATTAGAAGATCATCGAGTTTCTCATTTATCCACAAAACAATACAGGAATTCCTTGCTGCAGTTCACATTGCTTACCATACCGAAGATATTCAAAGAATAATTAAGCCAAATTATCATGAATCAATTCAGGAGTTCTTAGGTTCAAATcaatcattggagaatggttcAATGAGAAAGTCTGATGTCTCGCAGGTTTTCATCTTCATGTGTGGTCTAAACAGAAAAGCTGCACAAGATATTTCTGATATGATGTCAATTGCTGTACTGGAGCACCGTGACTGGCAAGGTGCTTCATATATGCACTGCGGGTTGGGTATCGAAGTACAACACGCAATGTGTTCTGGTTATAGAGAATCAAAAGCCAACAATGTACAGAATATTCAACTGACACTAGTTAGCCTTTATATTCATCATCAGGCTAGAGATTTGCCAACCTTAAAAACCTTGATTTCGATGAACAAGTCTCAGatacaacatatatttatccAGGTTACACCGGAGAAGATCAGCGAAGAGGAGCTCCAGGATTGGTTCACCAGCTCAAAGGACACACTTACTCATGCGGAAATAAATTACCGTGTTGGACAATATGACCTTTCTGCTTGCTGCCGTCTACGTTATTTGTCAATTGAAAGCACCCTGACATCGAATATCAGGATAAATACGACAAGTTTAGTAGTGTTGAAGTTACAGGATGTTTCGGAAAAGGTTGAAAGTAGTATTTTACAGTCATTAGAACACAAATGTGAGCAATTGATGACATTCAACATTGGACGTATTAAGAACGTTAGGTCATTTTGTAAGACACTTCCCAAGCtgaatcatttaaaagaaataaggatCGATGATACAACCCTCGGCGATCACTCACTACTCCTCCCGCCCTGTGTCAACGTTGTTAACATGAACGTCGTGATAATGTCACCGCGATGCTGGAGGGATCTGGAGGAGAGGGTGGCGAACTGCTCTCACCCTGTGCATCTCTTTCGTTTCTGTTGCACTTCGAAACCGATCGCATAATTTGAAGACATCAAACGGTGTTGatgctgttgatgatgatgatgatgatgatgatgatgatggattTTTTGAGTTTATAAGATGATTAGATTCTTAAGTGAGAATGTGAACTTTTTATTGTATGCTTAAACCTTTATGTTGGTTGGTATTTAATGGCAATCGTGCACTGAAGTATTGATGACTTTAAGCCATTCCGGAAATAACGTCATTAACAAGTTTAGGGCGCGCTTCCGTCGGACTAGGCCAACAGGACGGTCAACAGCTTCAAATCAGTGAGTGTATCAACACCTGTGAGATATTTTTTGAATCTCGCTGATGACATTCTACAAACCAGCGAAAAGCATTAAATAAAAGGAATGCTTTGTATAATACGTTGTAATGcttaatatgaataaatataatattcaatatgcTATAAAATATTCATCCTGATAAGCAAAGTATTTGGAGAAgaacttttttgaaatatatttatctttcgttctaatccttttctagattgtacatgtgttttctgtttgtctttatCTTATGTGTGTCCACGCTGAtgaataaaatttgtttaaactaaagtaATATTTGTTTCACAAAATGTTGAACCAAAGGCCGTTTTATGGTTTCCTTCCTACATTTCCTctatatcatataatatttttcaaggATTTAATGTATATTGGTTTGTTTACCCCGGGTTTTACTAGGTGAAAGTGGGTGGTATTGGAATCACGTGCGTCGTTATATGATATGCCGTGCACAAGACCCATTTTCCAACCTTCAAGATCAAAGTAACTTCTGAActatgttttgctatataaggCACACTCATAATATTTCGTGTCGGGTCAATATCTTTCACCATAACATGAGGATGTGTTGCGCTCAACGCCTATACCTTCAATCAAAGTCAAGGTAACAGCAACCTTTTGACCTTAGTATGATTTGCTACATAAACCTTGTGTCTTGGAACAATGCCAATATTTTCCAATCTTCCTCATGTGTCTACATAATAGACACTTCTGTGGCACATTGATATTCAGTGAAACACGTTCCacttacttttttttcttttcaggcGGTGCTATTAATTACATTATGTGATAGTCCTAAATTTTAATAGTACACCGATAGTTCATACTAGACTTGAAAACCACATGTTTATCTATTTTCGGTTATACCTTGCCTTTTCCTTGTCACAATAAGTATACTTATGAATAAATGTAacatgtaattgttgtttaacgACAGCTGTCCTAAAAGTCTGAGACACATTCTATGTCTCAGCCCCCCAACGTACGTCATATTGCTATGAAACCTTtccataatatttaattaaattgagtTAACAAAACCTTGATTTATTCATTATAAACTAGTCAAGGATATTGGCACACTCCATACATCATCATTTTGTCCTAAGAAAGGTCAAAGTTCTTAGtcctttaatgtttattaatgaTTTACATGAGGCCGGACTTTTCATCGAACTAGCGGGCGGACGGGCGTCATTTCCGTGTCGTATACAACTATTAAGCGTTTTATTTTCCATGTCATATTAGATAAACTCACTCATAAATACAACAGTTTGTGATCGATCTTCATTAAACTCGGTCGAAGTATTTATCAACATAGTATTCATGACCAGCATGAATATTGTTCATttcgggtcaaaaactaggtcaatcGGTCAAATCAAGGAAAAAATTGCATTCAAAAAGATGTTATCTTCAAAAAGCTCggtataaaaatattgacaacatgATATTACGGACCATTGTGAATAAAGGTCATCTTTGGTTCAAATCGTGGACTCTAAGTCAAATCACGAAAAAGGTGCGTATTGCAAAAATGAACCCGGCTTTTATTTGGTGTCCGCATTAACTTTTAGTTTATGATATAATTTCAcatttgtataatgataaatcCCAAAACTGTTGTAAAGCCGtcaaaaatgttacaatataatgtttttgcataGTTTAACTGTGAATGTCAGCGCGTAATGtacttaacatttaaatgaactAACCAAACAAATACGTTACTTACATTAACGCGTCAAAGCAATAATATGGACACTTTCCGCAAAAATAAAAGTACTGAGTTGCAGTAGAAGCATAAATATCTGAATAAAGCAACAATGAAACTAGATAAAAAGTTCAATGTAATAGTTACATTACATAAAGTAAAACTGTaatgaataagaataagaatggGCGGCGTAAGTGAAGGTCTAAGTCTATTTGCCTTAGAATACAACCCCATTTGCCGACACATTGTCAGCACacaatctgacgcagggagtgagTATCGGGTGCCTGGCAGTAGGTGGACCTTTAAACaaccgcgaaagttgaaattcttattgattaagcctagtacttaatgattgcctagcTGCAATTTTATTGGTTAAAAATGTAGGTCGTACTCTAATTGgcgcttttaaaataaactaatgCAAAGCAGAAATGGAACAGCGTGCGCACATCGAAACAATTGTAAGGGCCCATGTTTCGTCCGGTCGACAttctatgtatttgtttttaccGGTTGGTATATTATATCCAACTGAACACATGGCCCTCAGTCTACTTCCGATTATATTAACATGTCCGAGTACTTTGGTGACGTTTACAATAAGCGGACTACACTCGGATACCAGTAGGTTTCCATGATTATAATTGAACTAGTTCCCTTTTGGGAAAAGGCCGTAAGAAATAGTTAgctgacatgaagtaaattcttaatgcttatgaatgggcggagtgagcgtagcgaatgagtccttcttaattattaagaattcacttcatgctATCTAACTGACTAAGGATTCAACCTCATTGTCTGATACATTGTCGACGCACAATCTGACGCAGTGCGTAATGTATCGGGTGAGTGGCAGTAGGTGGATTTTTTAACACGCGCGAAAGTGATTAAGTCTACTAGTTAATGGTTACCTATctgcaatctcattggctgaaaatgtaggctGTATTCTAACTGATGTTAGAAAAACTCGTGGTATAATCCCTTTTCATGTCTTTTATTGATTGCACTGTTTCTCTTTCGCTTCTTTATGATGTATCgtgcaaatatatattcatgCAATAACTATGATTGcattaaaacgtttatttttaatagtttCCCCAGAAATGCTTGTGTATTACAATGTACAGTATGCATTAGAATTGAATTTTGCATTTGTTAAATAACAACttatacaacatacaatcaatGCACAATCCAACagatacaaaaatatgttgttttaaacagtaCTTCAGAAACCTTTTATTTCACATctgttcttttatttattatatacataaccCTGTTAACACATATTTGGTCCACAAGAATTTTCCTCCTGAAATGCAGTAATAAAAgatgcagaaaccttaaaaaaatgtttagtcACTGTAAATATATACTCCATTGGAACACTTGCCactattttacagaaaatgcTTAACTTGGAAACAATACTCGACAGCTTTCTTCTGCAATAACATTACATCCAGTACCACAAAATAGAGGTATAATATGTTTGACAACTTAAACAGttataaagttttaatatttctagCCACGTATATACTCCCGCGTACGCTTAAGAGAgagaataaattaatattagTAATCGTGTTTCATTATTAATGGAGAGTAAGGGACGGGTATGGTATCGCCCGCTGCTGTTTTTAatcgaaatttaaaaaaaatcctttgtttatttttgtcgCCCACTCGCTCCAGTTATGTTCGGCTAAAATCTGACGAGTTTTCATATTACTCCACGCAATGACAATACGTATAAGCAGTGGTAGTTTGTCTCCTACCATAAAATGATGCCTCTTGCAGGCACAAAGGTTCTAATAATTTCAGTTGTTTCTTTGTCATTGATGGTGACAACATCAATGAGATTGAAATTTCTCATGTAATTGATGACTGAACAAGAAGTTCTGTTTTTGCATTCTCACCAACATTGCAGTATGCTCACGGCCGTCTTGTAGACGTGTGGTGTGTGTGTCTCAATCTTAACATTGAATTGCAACTGGAGATGCAACTCGATTATTCCGTAAACATGATGACAAACAACACTATCGTTACACGTAAAACATGgacttatatatttaaatccaaGATAATggaacataacagaacagaacatttatttaccagAAGATCATAGCCGAATACCAAAAAAAATGGCGACGATTTCAAAACATGTACTGTCTGGAATACTATACAGATGAAGGAAACATAAAGCATTGTGTGGTATCCATGATTATACGTTGGATTTTGGTCGTTATCGCGACATTGCTCCTACGTCGTAAGTCCGACGATGTCTTGTCCGACGTTTAGACAACGTCGGAGTTTGACGTCTTATTTTCAAGCAATATAAAACGTCAATCCAACGTCAATTGCTTTCGGGGAATGTACACATGCGACACATACTAAAAGCATTTGATTATTCGTATTTTCAGCTGCTCAATGATCTTTCATATAACCTTTATAGATCCATCATGTAATTTTTGCCTGAATTCATTGGCAAAAACAAAATAGCTCGTATAGTAGTTGCATCAATGTAACTGACAATTGCATTGGAAAATATTAGCACATTATGcgataaactatttaaagaaatgcGAAACATACCAATTAAAATATAGAATGAACTATACATAAATTAGAAGATTAGAATTTAAATCGCAAAACTATATCAATAAATCAACCCTTCAAGTaccaaatatattcaaataaaatatttatacagatATTTCTTAGAAAATTGGATGAGAACTCGTAGGGAGAAAGAGACACTTTATGTCCTTTGAAAAGCGCGTAGAATTCGGTTTAGTTTTCTCACTTTGAAAATGGAAAGCATGCTTTCGGTAACCATCAAAGAAGTTCAGCAGTCATAAACGTCGGCTAGAAATAACCGCATGGTAACAAAGCAGATGAAAAATTATGGTCATTTGAggcagtaatttattttttattttaagctcATTTACATTAATCAACCCTAAATTCATctgtttttctgtgtttttatcgtgaaaaaatacatgtgcAAAGAGTCAGAAAATGATTAATAACGTTTGCTTGTTTTCAAAGTTGTACATGGCgtcattgctttaaaaaaatgaataaatattgcagTCAATTTATGAAATTTTGGTAACACTTGGCGAGGATGTTGATTTGTACAGccggttagcacagtggttagcgcactcgcttctcaccaaggcgaccaggcctgggtgcatgtgagtttgttcagtggtcaccaagccgcaCAAGTGGGTTTACTTCGGGTACTCCGGTTCCCCTCACAACAGAAGACAACACtatcgcgcaacatcgtgccaacgagagtgacttagtaaaagttatcataactttcttcacaatcgttgtaaaatatacaataaactAATTAGCTAAGCTTTAAATCTATATTCATAAGTTTGTGTTATGAAATGAAAGTGGTATACACAAATAAACGCattcaaataaacatgatttaacataaaaatcaaACTCTTGCAGCACATGTACGGCATTCTTAGACATTTTAACTCAACATCTTTTCGATTGGCTGAAGTTATAGAAACTAATTTAGAAATAGATTCGATTAATGGTGAAACGAATTTAAGCCTGATAGGTGAACTATTTCAATTtgttcaaaatgtcaaaacatacagtcaaattgtttaaaatcgAACAGAATAggatataacatttttaatgtattatcaTGATTGACACATTTGGCTTTATAATTTAGGTAAAGATATCAAACTATTACCTTTAGATatggatgttttattattagcTAAGTGGCTACACAGTTCCACAGTTAAGAAAGCGCCATTATATCttccgatattttttttatcaatcaaaTTAATTCAACTCATTCATTTATAGACGAAATTATATGAGATTTGAGATGATCcatcaaatgttgaaatatgttgTAATGTTTcctttaattgattaaaattataaaaacaaatgaattatgTAAATAAGCTAGTTAAGAAGGTGTTGACTGAACATTGATTTGGATAcacttttatacatatatttgagATGCTGAATGTGATGATTTCGGAAGAGCATCAACAGCACCGCATTATGTCCGTCCGCAATGGTACAATGTGTGATTCCCGTGCTGCTTGGATTGTACATGAGAATCGTTCAAGTACCTTCCATCAACCTCCTTATTGCAAAGTTCAAATACACTGTCGcttttgtctatgaaaaaataGACTTCCATCGGTGTTATCTGGGGTTAAGTTCAACGAGTTTACTGATCAAGAACGTCCTGTCCCACACTATTATGTATCCCTTATACTTGTTAGTGTTTCTGCTTTCAAACTATTGACCCATTCACAGACACTGATTCATTCTGCTACAAATTGTGTCACATTACAAGAAAGGGAAACAAAAATCTTCACAATTGGGAAAATAAGCGTGCAAAAAATGTATATGGCTCTTCCAACGATTCCAAAGACTTGAAAATCAAGACGgtatttgaatttgatttcGAAATGATATTACTTCGCTTAAATATTCTGATGAAGGACTAAAAAAGAATTGCAGTACAACCACGAACACGGAGAAACCGACAAGTATTAGTCTTGGACTTACAGCAGCAAATCAGTACAGCCACATTCCATGTTATTACGAGAGATTTTGGTCCAGAACTACAAAAGAAAATCAATCGAAACACCACTACTGTGACATCGTGGAAGTTTATAATCGAAAAATAATTCGgtctatttttaaaacaaaattaagattaatacttatatgctttctggtgatgtttaaataattttctgtaaaattacaatgatattttcactgttttaaaatttaaaccctTTCtcaattttttatcaatagtCAGCACACACGGGGCTTGGACACACATTCAAAATACACTAACCGAGATACAACACACGATCATAATGTTTACATGTCTGGTATTGTTCTGTTTCCGTTCGCCTCTACGACAAGTAGTTAAAGAACCATTCAATTCTAGCGGAGTCATTCCCCCTTTATACAAGTCTACTCAAGGTCCACTGAGATGTTGAGACTATTATTTGtgaatttcttcaaaacaaagaTGCCGCAGATGGGCGTTTACCTGTTTTAActaattgatgttttaacacACATGTTGGATCActgtcc
Coding sequences:
- the LOC128222565 gene encoding uncharacterized protein LOC128222565, with protein sequence MASYKDILKEKDNQNWLKGSLAFRITKAGLRGLVEGDSRRVQQKIHSSVLQPRHHTPGQTCSLCQTENIFQCPTKGLCSHPRNCKFHNSPLKIYRPCPSQICDVFRDEIWTAHRYGGPSWKNTKADQWCTNHWEVAKCFMPPDGYYDVTSYDETDFNGIISVMINCTELQQNMSFPISNQPNTLTEARDIGRSIRHSPDLKVTDTDLAGYFATLNTLLTDSTFLAKDKDAQQAVLELKQLETDALPISTEDVRELLEEARATIEAGKRQIETGKKELECVVSHGKTAIETGIRKLDETVSQGKAVMESGTRRLEEKFSECQTVFETRKLQLEDAMTTARMATERGKLEIEDAVAKSRDAVEVGKREVDEALQRIKAVSSMSEAEQREDLRQRLVKFYQKQLNSAPISPLLSDKAERLDKFYVPPKIVAKDHRRVGDDRQHNGSPISTYKQIFYTDQGLANTVFLVGEAGMGKSSFSAMSTIKWASQFSVSIRDSAEKGFDQDEEEKNPFECPLLNDKGLDQGIGVRNVSAWRSLDGSVRLKFHVPKEYHELLRSLSDNDKPYVQSYKKEFCELLAKPMYDLLQDEDTLKEIEFMFHLKLRDCCETCELSDMIRDQLINSIYPPEERVAGYSTLNRVLSNRKCVIIADGLDEWSHPTETKCGCSLEDKAIPHLSQTLDATVLITSRPWRMSQTRVKDTKIGTYLEIKGVLNTQQLVQKTLICMNERVAEKRRCLDFIIFVARKKLMHLISVPIIILLLVCLLIEGVHESLSLCDIYAYMMDMMFGRKSLPVPRVAPESTPLLQCFKQTEHVKKYYNIVLKLAQLAFEKLFSRDKKSSLVFQNVDCLKPEEFLFVLKSGVMRETKSQSLIRRSSSFSFIHKTIQEFLAAVHIAYHTEDIQRIIKPNYHESIQEFLGSNQSLENGSMRKSDVSQVFIFMCGLNRKAAQDISDMMSIAVLEHRDWQGASYMHCGLGIEVQHAMCSGYRESKANNVQNIQLTLVSLYIHHQARDLPTLKTLISMNKSQIQHIFIQVTPEKISEEELQDWFTSSKDTLTHAEINYRVGQYDLSACCRLRYLSIESTLTSNIRINTTSLVVLKLQDVSEKVESSILQSLEHKCEQLMTFNIGRIKNVRSFCKTLPKLNHLKEIRIDDTTLGDHSLLLPPCVNVVNMNVVIMSPRCWRDLEERVANCSHPVHLFRFCCTSKPIA